GCATTTCGGCGAGACCAGAAGTTAAATGTGCTTTTGGCAATGTTTTTAGGAATTCAGTATCGATGAGGACCATTTCTGGCAGTGTAATTACGCCTATTTGGTTTTTTATGGAGCCTAGATCAACCCCGTTTTTTCCGCCAACAGAGGCATCAACCATTGCCAATAGGGAGGTGGGTATATTTATGAACCGAAGTCCACGTTTAAAGGTGGATGCAACAAAACCGCCCAAATCGGTAACAACGCCTCCGCCTAAATTAATGATTATACTGTTGCGGTCGGCGCCTTTTTCTGAAAGTGTGTTCCACACGTTCATGCAGGTGAAAATATTTTTAAAAGCTTCACCTGCAGATATTGTTAAAACCTCAAGTTTAAACTCAATGCATAGCTTTTCAAGAAAATATTCTGAGCAGTACCGTTTTGTATTTTCGTCTGTTAATATAAATATTTTAGAATCTTTCTGTTCGTACAAATAGTTTGACAATACTTTCCAGCCTAAGCTGCTATAATAAACCAATCCTTTTTCTTTTAGTGAATTTTCCATCAATTAGTTGATTGTTCTCATATATCCAGAAGCCAAATCTAACT
The Aequorivita iocasae genome window above contains:
- the aroB gene encoding 3-dehydroquinate synthase, which translates into the protein MENSLKEKGLVYYSSLGWKVLSNYLYEQKDSKIFILTDENTKRYCSEYFLEKLCIEFKLEVLTISAGEAFKNIFTCMNVWNTLSEKGADRNSIIINLGGGVVTDLGGFVASTFKRGLRFINIPTSLLAMVDASVGGKNGVDLGSIKNQIGVITLPEMVLIDTEFLKTLPKAHLTSGLAEMLKHGLIHSKKYWERIKGVNVLDEVEFEKLIRESVDIKKEIVTKDPLEKNLRKTLNYGHTLGHAIESYFLESDQKPELLHGEAVAIGIILATHISTESLGFPKKTLDDVTRTILSYFPRQNFSKSDIEAVIKFLVFDKKNRNGKVLFVLLEDIGQYKIDCEVSNSLIYSAFEYYKNF